The Hymenobacter sp. DG25A nucleotide sequence AATTGAGAGGCTGAATAAGGCCGGCGCGCCGGTGATTAACCTGGGTATTGGCAGCCCGGATATGCCGCCGCATCCCCTCGTTATTGCGGCCCTTACTACCGCGGCCCAGCTGCCCAACACCCACGCCTATCAGAATTATAAAGGCGTGCCGGCCCTGCGCCAGGCCATGGCCGACTGGTACCAGCGGTTTTACGGCGTGGCGCTGAACCCGGAGGCGGAAGTGCTGCCGCTGTTGGGCTCCAAGGAAGGCATCATCCACATCAGCATGACGTTTCTGGAAGCCGGGGACGAAGTACTGATTCCGAACCCTGGCTACCCGGCCTACCGCGCCGCCGCCCAGCTCAGCGGCGCCACCCCCGTAGACTACGACCTGACCGCCGCCAACCACTGGCTGCCCGACCTGGAGGCGCTGGCCCACCAGGACCTGAGCCGCGTGAAGCTGATGTGGGTGAATTACCCGCACATGCCCACCGGCACCCCACCCGATGCCGCCTTTTTTGCCCGTCTGGTGGCTTTTGCCACGGCACACAATATTCTGCTGGTGCACGACAACCCCTACAGCTTCATTCTCAACCAGGAGCCGCCGCAAAGTTTGCTGGCCGTGCCGGGGGCGCGGGAAGTGGTGCTGGAGCTGAACTCCCTGAGTAAGTCGCACAACATGGCGGGCTGGCGCGTGGGCATGCTCCTGGGCCGCGCCGATTTGCTGCAGGAAGTGCTGCGCTTCAAGAGTAACCTCGATTCGGGTATGTTTCTGCCGGTGCAGCTGGCGGCCATCGAAGCCCTGCAGCTGGATGAAAGCTGGTACGCGGAGCTGAACGCCCATTATGCCGCCCGCCGGGAGCTGGTGTTTGAGCTGCTGGAAACCATTGGCTGCAGCTTTGCCCGCCAGCAGGTGGGCTTGTTTGTATGGTCGGCCATTCCGGCCGGGTATGCGGATGGCTTCGCCCTGAGCGACGAGTTGCTACACACGGCGCGGGTCTTCCTCACGCCCGGCGGCATTTTCGGTACCAATGGCAACGGCTTTATTCGGGTGAGTTTGTGCCAGCCCACGGCGGTGCTGCAGGCTGCT carries:
- a CDS encoding pyridoxal phosphate-dependent aminotransferase, producing MQVSVASRLHHTQEYYFSQKLREIERLNKAGAPVINLGIGSPDMPPHPLVIAALTTAAQLPNTHAYQNYKGVPALRQAMADWYQRFYGVALNPEAEVLPLLGSKEGIIHISMTFLEAGDEVLIPNPGYPAYRAAAQLSGATPVDYDLTAANHWLPDLEALAHQDLSRVKLMWVNYPHMPTGTPPDAAFFARLVAFATAHNILLVHDNPYSFILNQEPPQSLLAVPGAREVVLELNSLSKSHNMAGWRVGMLLGRADLLQEVLRFKSNLDSGMFLPVQLAAIEALQLDESWYAELNAHYAARRELVFELLETIGCSFARQQVGLFVWSAIPAGYADGFALSDELLHTARVFLTPGGIFGTNGNGFIRVSLCQPTAVLQAALGRIRAARVQPSFTTSAS